Genomic segment of Bacteroides stercoris ATCC 43183:
GGCGTATCTTGGTATCCTTGCCGAACATTTCCTGTGCAAAGAGCAACAGAGCTTGTTTCAAGTCGGTGAACGATACATTACGGTCTATAAACAACGCTTCTACCTGGTGGAAGAAAGCATGTGCACGATAGCTGATAGCCTCGTTACGGTATACGCGTCCCGGACAGATAATGCGGATGGGCGGTTGTGTATTCTCCATGACACGGCTTTGCACGCTGGATGTATGTGTGCGCAGTATGATATTGTGCGATACATTCTCGGCATTGTTTTCAATGAAGAAAGTATCCTGCATGTCGCGTGCCGGATGGTCTTCGGCAAAGTTCATGGCGGAAAATACATGCCAGTCGTCTTCCACTTCAGGACCGTCGGCGATGTTGAATCCCATACGGGCAAATATATCGATGATTTCGTTCTTTACGATGCTGAGCGGATGGCGTGTCCCTAATTTCACGGGATAGGCCGAACGGGTAAGGTCAAGGTCTTCGCAACCGTTGTCCCGGCTCTCGAATTGTTCTTTCAGAGCGGCAATCTTTTCCTGTGCCTTGTTCTTGAGTTCATTCAGGCGCATGCCCACTTCTTTCTTCTGGTCGGCAGGCACGTTGCGGAAGTCTGCCATCAGTTCGTTAATGGCTCCTTTCTTGCTGAGGTATTTGATTCGCAGTGCTTCCAGTTCCTCGGCATTAGCGGCTTTCAGTGCTTCTACTTCTTGCAGAAGCTCGTTGATTCTGGCTATCATATCGTTGTTATTATTTATTCTTTCAATACATAAAACGATGCAAAGATACAATTTTATCATTGTTTTGCCTTCAATCGCTGCATATTATTTTTTATTAACTCAGACTGCCAGCCGGAATGCTTTTCCGGACTTTGTGTCCGGCTTTCGATATAATGTGCCGCTAAGATGTAGCTTCAATTATTCCAATATTTTTTCCTTCGGTGGACATTCTTGTCCTGTTGACTTATATATTCTGTACATTATTTTTGAATTGTTCTTCCTTATATTGGGTAGGAGAGCATCCCATGTTTTTCTTGAATACTGCACTGAAGTAGCGGGGGGTAGAGAACCCGACCCGATCTGCTATTTCGTTTACTGTTAATGAACTGTTTAGTAGTAGGTTGATAGCATTGTCAATGCGCAATTTATTTATATAATCGTTTGCTCCCATACCTGTTAATGCCTTTAACTTATTATAAAGTGAGGCACGGCTCATACCGAGTTTGTCACATAGGAAAGGAACTCCCATATTAGGCTCGTCGATATTTTCAGTAATAATCTGATTCATTGTATTCAAGAACTTCTCGTCAGCGGCGCTAAATGTACTTTCTTCCGGTGTTGGTGCTGTTTTGCTGCTAATATACTTTTTCTTTATACGCTCACGATTTTTCAATTGGTTATATATGGCTGTGTAGAGCGTACTTATCTCAAACGGCTTTGTAAGATAAGTATCGGCTCCATTTTTATAGCCGAATATACGGCTTGCTTCATCATTTCGAGCAGTAAGCAGAATGACTGGGGTGTGGCTGATGTCTAATTCTTCCTTAACCCGCTTGCACAACTCGTACCCGTTCATTTTAGGCATCTGTATATCGCTGATTATAATATCCGGATGCCACTGCCTGCACATCTCTAACGCCTCTTCACCGTTGTAAGCTGTGCGCACGTCTTTAAAATAGGGCCTCATCGCATCAGTCAGATAATCTACTAATTCCATATTGTCATCCACCACCAGAATGGTATAATCTTTAGTTTCGGATCTGAAAGTAGGCTCGTCTGGTACACTCTCAATGTTTTCAGCAGAGGCAAGCAATTCGTTAAGATAAGGTTGTGGCTGTAAAATAAGCTTGCCAGGCTTAATGTTTAGTGGCAGTTCAAACCAAAAAGTAGAACCTGCAGATTCAACATTATTGAGTGCGCCGACACTGCCGCCTTGCTGTTCTGCCAAAATTTTTGAGTACGAAAGTCCTATGCCTGATCCGGGACGACTGTTCTCACCCTGGTAGAAACGTGTAAACAGTTTCGAGACATCAATATCTTTTAGCCCCGGACCTTGATCTGAAACAGAAATACGCACTCTGTCTTTCTTTTCGGATAATGAAGTAATAATATTGATTTCTCCTCCCTCGTTACTGTATTTTATTGCATTAATTAATAAATTGGTTATTATAGTAGTACATTTTTCCTTATCACAATAGAATGATTCTATTCCGGCTGACAGCTGACGGGTGAGTGTTATATGTTTTTGGGTAGCCTCGGGTATAAAGTCTTCAACTACTTCTTCCAGCCATTTTTCCAGATTGATGCTTTCTATATGCAAGGTACTTTGGCTGACTTCCATTTTGCGTACATCAAGTACCATGTTTAATAAATTCTTCATGCGCTCA
This window contains:
- the pheS gene encoding phenylalanine--tRNA ligase subunit alpha, which translates into the protein MIARINELLQEVEALKAANAEELEALRIKYLSKKGAINELMADFRNVPADQKKEVGMRLNELKNKAQEKIAALKEQFESRDNGCEDLDLTRSAYPVKLGTRHPLSIVKNEIIDIFARMGFNIADGPEVEDDWHVFSAMNFAEDHPARDMQDTFFIENNAENVSHNIILRTHTSSVQSRVMENTQPPIRIICPGRVYRNEAISYRAHAFFHQVEALFIDRNVSFTDLKQALLLFAQEMFGKDTKIRLRPSYFPFTEPSAEMDISCNICGGKGCPFCKGTGWVEILGCGMVDPNVLELNGIDSKIYSGYALGMGIERIANLKYRVNDLRLFSENDTRFLKEFEAAY